A window from bacterium encodes these proteins:
- a CDS encoding sodium:alanine symporter family protein, producing the protein MQNELLNWINTASSYVWGPPMLVLLVGTGIYLTFLLRGLQFRTLKHSLYLALIKRKEDSHAAGDISHFQALMTALAATVGTGNIAGVATAIASGGPGALFWMWITGLFGMATKYAEAVLAVKYRVVDENGMMSGGPMYYLSRGLKNQRLGKFLGMLFALFAAIAAFGIGNMVQSNSVADAMHGSFGVPHAATGIVLAAATALVILGGIRSIARTASVLVPVMIVLYMLGGLLVLLINWRGIPNIVLYVLSDAFTPSAALGGFAGATVMQGIRYGVARGVFSNESGLGSSPIAAAAAQTKNPVTQALVSMTQTFIDTIVVCSITGFTIIATGVWTTGKTGAQLTTAAFSTGLPGESGGLIVAIGLILFAYSTLLGWSYYGEKSVEYLFGVKSIKPYRVVFSIFVAIGAVAQLQLVWSLADLMNGLMAIPNLIGLLALSGVIVAETKKHFSNEKT; encoded by the coding sequence ATGCAAAACGAGCTTTTGAATTGGATCAACACGGCCAGTAGCTACGTTTGGGGGCCACCGATGTTGGTGTTGCTGGTGGGCACCGGCATTTATCTCACCTTCCTGTTGCGTGGTCTGCAGTTTCGCACGCTCAAGCATTCACTCTATCTGGCACTCATCAAACGCAAAGAGGACAGCCATGCGGCCGGCGACATCAGCCATTTCCAGGCGCTGATGACGGCGCTGGCGGCCACCGTGGGCACCGGCAATATTGCCGGCGTGGCAACGGCAATCGCCTCCGGCGGGCCGGGCGCGCTGTTTTGGATGTGGATCACCGGCTTGTTCGGCATGGCCACCAAGTATGCCGAAGCCGTGCTGGCGGTGAAGTATCGCGTGGTGGACGAGAACGGCATGATGAGCGGCGGTCCGATGTACTACCTGTCGCGTGGCCTGAAGAATCAGCGCCTGGGCAAATTCCTCGGCATGCTGTTCGCGCTGTTCGCCGCGATTGCCGCGTTTGGCATCGGCAACATGGTGCAATCCAATTCCGTGGCTGATGCCATGCACGGCTCCTTCGGCGTGCCGCACGCCGCCACCGGCATCGTGCTGGCGGCCGCCACCGCCCTGGTCATTCTCGGCGGCATTCGCAGCATTGCCCGCACCGCCAGCGTGCTCGTGCCGGTCATGATCGTGCTGTACATGCTCGGCGGGCTGCTCGTGCTGCTGATCAACTGGCGCGGCATTCCCAATATCGTGCTCTATGTGCTGAGTGATGCCTTCACCCCGAGTGCGGCCCTCGGCGGATTTGCCGGCGCCACGGTGATGCAGGGCATTCGCTACGGCGTGGCGCGCGGCGTATTCTCCAATGAATCCGGCTTGGGTAGCTCACCGATCGCCGCGGCCGCCGCGCAAACGAAAAATCCCGTGACCCAGGCGCTCGTTTCGATGACGCAGACCTTCATCGACACCATCGTGGTGTGCAGCATCACCGGCTTCACGATCATCGCCACCGGCGTGTGGACCACGGGCAAAACCGGCGCCCAGCTCACCACTGCCGCCTTCAGCACGGGTTTGCCGGGCGAGAGCGGCGGTTTGATCGTTGCCATCGGCCTGATTCTGTTCGCCTACTCCACCCTGCTGGGATGGAGCTACTATGGCGAGAAATCCGTCGAGTACTTGTTCGGCGTCAAGTCGATCAAACCGTATCGCGTGGTGTTTTCCATCTTTGTCGCGATCGGCGCCGTGGCGCAGTTGCAGTTGGTGTGGTCACTGGCGGATTTGATGAACGGCCTCATGGCGATCCCCAATCTCATTGGACTGTTGGCGCTGTCGGGCGTGATTGTGGCGGAAACCAAGAAGCATTTCTCCAACGAGAAAACGTGA
- a CDS encoding site-2 protease family protein, with protein MKWSFKLATIFGIEVKVHAIFLLLLFFVGWTNAAAGGPAAGLAAVIFFLTIFLFVLLHELGHSLAALRYGVVVRDIVLLPIGGVARMENLPKNPRQEIVIALAGPAVNFAAVIVLYLILQTLGLPVDHLSFDLSGKDFWNGMLSLNAFMGLFNLIPAFPMDGGRVLRALLALRYPYGRATRYASSVGQIFAVLFSLAGIFFLNNWWLVVIAVFIFTGAGSEESMVRLREAIEGVSVERVMSTRLYTLAPGDPLRKALEHSYQGCQDDFPVLENQRLIGILPKSKVMAAIYERGVEAPVRDFMETRFTAVRPFASLARVYEEMLEKKLDSVPVVDDNRILGMLTLENIGRYFMVASSLEKKAG; from the coding sequence ATGAAATGGTCATTCAAACTCGCCACGATTTTCGGCATTGAAGTCAAGGTGCACGCCATCTTCCTGCTGCTGCTGTTCTTCGTCGGCTGGACGAATGCGGCGGCGGGCGGCCCGGCGGCCGGCCTGGCAGCCGTGATTTTCTTTCTGACGATCTTCCTGTTCGTGCTGCTGCATGAACTCGGACACAGCCTGGCAGCGCTGCGCTATGGCGTGGTAGTGCGCGACATCGTGCTGTTGCCGATCGGCGGCGTGGCGCGCATGGAAAATCTCCCCAAAAATCCCCGCCAGGAAATCGTCATCGCGCTGGCCGGGCCGGCGGTGAACTTTGCCGCGGTGATCGTGCTCTACCTGATCCTGCAAACCCTCGGTCTGCCGGTGGATCATTTGAGCTTTGACCTCAGCGGCAAAGACTTTTGGAACGGCATGCTCAGCCTGAACGCTTTCATGGGGCTGTTCAATCTCATTCCCGCCTTCCCGATGGACGGCGGCCGCGTGCTGCGCGCCTTGCTCGCACTGCGCTATCCCTACGGCCGCGCCACGCGCTATGCCAGCAGCGTCGGCCAAATCTTTGCCGTGCTCTTTAGCCTGGCGGGCATCTTCTTTCTCAATAATTGGTGGCTGGTGGTGATTGCGGTGTTCATCTTCACCGGCGCCGGCAGCGAAGAGAGCATGGTGCGCCTGCGCGAGGCGATTGAAGGCGTGTCGGTCGAGCGCGTCATGTCCACGCGCTTGTACACGCTCGCGCCCGGCGATCCGCTGCGCAAAGCGCTCGAACATTCCTATCAGGGCTGCCAGGATGATTTTCCGGTGCTGGAGAACCAGCGCTTGATCGGCATCCTGCCCAAGAGCAAGGTCATGGCGGCCATCTATGAACGCGGCGTGGAAGCGCCGGTGCGCGACTTCATGGAGACGCGCTTCACCGCGGTGCGGCCCTTTGCCAGCCTGGCGCGCGTGTACGAAGAGATGTTGGAAAAGAAGCTGGATTCCGTGCCGGTGGTGGACGACAACCGCATTCTCGGCATGCTGACCCTGGAAAACATCGGCCGCTACTTCATGGTGGCCTCCAGCCTGGAGAAAAAGGCGGGGTAG
- a CDS encoding TPM domain-containing protein, producing the protein MKHACRRFRLNGLALLPLLWLAAPAHGQQFPRPVGYVNDFARVIPAGIAAQINTLCTELEQKTGAELAIVTVDSIGDYDYVDYAVRLFENWGIGKRGRDNGVLIFVTVRERKARIEVGYGLEGILPDITAGRIFREYMAPELRRNDYGTGMLAGTAAIAGVIAEDAGVELTGAIKPRPRREGGDEGLSLPGLIIFLVILFVLARTGLLGPLLLSGGLGGHRRGGSWGGGFGGGFGGGGFGGFGGGRSGGGGAGGSF; encoded by the coding sequence GTGAAGCACGCCTGCAGGCGTTTCCGTTTGAACGGCCTCGCGCTGTTGCCGCTTCTCTGGTTGGCGGCGCCGGCGCACGGCCAGCAGTTCCCGCGGCCCGTCGGCTATGTGAATGATTTTGCCCGGGTCATACCCGCCGGCATCGCGGCGCAAATCAATACACTGTGCACTGAGCTCGAGCAGAAGACCGGCGCCGAGCTGGCGATCGTCACCGTCGATTCGATTGGCGACTACGACTACGTCGATTATGCCGTGCGCCTATTCGAGAACTGGGGCATCGGCAAACGCGGGCGTGACAACGGCGTTTTGATTTTCGTCACGGTGCGCGAGCGCAAAGCCCGCATTGAAGTCGGCTATGGTTTGGAAGGCATCCTGCCCGACATCACCGCGGGCCGCATTTTCCGCGAGTACATGGCGCCCGAGCTGCGGCGCAATGATTATGGCACCGGCATGCTGGCGGGCACGGCGGCCATTGCCGGTGTGATCGCCGAAGATGCCGGCGTCGAGCTGACCGGCGCGATCAAACCCAGGCCCCGGCGGGAGGGCGGCGACGAAGGCCTGTCGCTGCCGGGACTGATCATATTCTTGGTGATTTTGTTCGTACTCGCGCGCACGGGCTTGCTCGGACCGCTGCTGCTTTCCGGTGGATTGGGCGGGCACCGCCGCGGCGGCAGTTGGGGCGGCGGCTTTGGCGGTGGTTTTGGCGGCGGCGGGTTCGGTGGCTTTGGCGGCGGCCGCAGCGGCGGTGGCGGTGCCGGCGGCAGCTTCTGA
- a CDS encoding nucleotidyltransferase domain-containing protein — translation MKKLTEAPETIFAEYVKDWQAALGAEVEAIILYGSAARGEYAADKSDINLLVVLTPAGLARLRQAIPLTAKWQKHAVVTPLVLTRDFLQASRDSFPIEFLSMQCHHRVLFGEDVLHALEIAPAHLRLQLEREIKGKLVHLWKGLLGKGQDRAALLELLLVSINDFYALFEAFLFLKGEPIPATRQESFRKVAAAANLDPGFIAPLFRLQTGSARPYREELWQITEDYIAQIAKLTDYIDHL, via the coding sequence ATGAAAAAGCTGACGGAAGCTCCGGAAACGATCTTTGCGGAGTATGTCAAAGACTGGCAGGCCGCGCTGGGCGCGGAGGTGGAAGCGATCATTCTCTACGGCAGCGCCGCGCGCGGCGAATATGCCGCCGACAAATCGGATATCAATTTGCTGGTGGTGCTCACGCCTGCCGGCCTGGCGCGGCTGCGCCAGGCCATCCCGCTCACCGCCAAGTGGCAAAAGCATGCCGTGGTCACGCCGCTGGTGCTCACCCGCGATTTTTTGCAGGCCTCGCGCGACAGTTTTCCCATCGAGTTTCTCAGTATGCAATGCCACCACCGCGTGCTCTTCGGCGAAGACGTGCTGCACGCGCTGGAAATCGCGCCCGCGCATTTGCGCCTGCAACTCGAGCGCGAAATCAAGGGCAAGCTCGTCCATCTTTGGAAGGGATTGCTCGGCAAGGGCCAGGATCGCGCGGCGCTGCTCGAATTGCTGCTGGTTTCGATCAACGATTTCTACGCGCTGTTCGAGGCGTTTCTGTTTCTCAAGGGCGAACCGATTCCCGCCACCCGGCAGGAGAGTTTTCGCAAAGTGGCCGCCGCCGCGAATTTGGATCCGGGCTTCATTGCTCCGCTCTTCCGGCTGCAGACCGGATCGGCGCGGCCCTATCGCGAAGAGCTGTGGCAGATCACCGAAGATTACATTGCGCAAATCGCCAAACTAACCGATTACATCGACCACCTGTGA
- a CDS encoding LemA family protein has translation MSKKFLIGLGVVVLLAIFAYSFFSGNYNKLVGLDEGVKQAWAEVQNNYQRRADLIPNLVETVKGAANFEQETLQKVIEARANATRPEINAENVLNDPQAFQRFQQAQDNLGSALSRLLVVVERYPELKANQNYLDLQTQLEGTENRITTARRRFNESVQGYNSTARTFPVNLIAGMFGFQQRPYFEATAEAQQAPRVDFGGDKN, from the coding sequence ATGAGTAAAAAGTTTCTCATCGGCTTGGGCGTCGTCGTGCTGCTGGCGATTTTTGCCTACAGCTTTTTCTCCGGAAATTACAACAAGCTGGTGGGTTTGGACGAAGGCGTGAAGCAGGCCTGGGCGGAGGTGCAAAACAACTATCAGCGCCGCGCCGATTTGATTCCGAATTTGGTGGAGACCGTCAAAGGCGCCGCCAACTTCGAGCAGGAAACGCTGCAGAAGGTGATCGAAGCGCGCGCCAATGCCACGCGCCCGGAAATCAATGCCGAGAACGTGCTCAACGACCCGCAAGCGTTTCAGCGGTTTCAGCAAGCGCAGGACAATCTCGGCTCGGCGCTGAGCCGGCTGCTGGTCGTGGTCGAGCGCTATCCCGAGCTGAAGGCCAATCAGAACTATCTCGATCTGCAAACCCAGCTCGAAGGCACGGAGAATCGCATTACCACGGCGCGCCGGCGTTTCAATGAATCAGTGCAGGGCTACAACAGCACGGCACGCACGTTTCCGGTAAACCTCATCGCCGGCATGTTCGGCTTCCAGCAGCGGCCGTATTTCGAAGCCACTGCTGAAGCGCAACAAGCGCCGAGAGTCGATTTCGGCGGCGACAAAAATTAG
- a CDS encoding DUF1848 domain-containing protein, producing MAAHADSAPRIVSVSRRTDIPAYYADWFMRQVERGEAFYPNPISFQPVRLSLRPEQVLFLVFWTRNPHPLERHLDRLEAHYGRAFYFHFTINGLPKTLETNNPPLDFAIATFQRLAQRYPGQVYWRYDPIVLSDRTPAEYHLEKFSELAGRLSGATTRCYFSFVAWYQKVRRNFAEAAHKHGVQFHDPGLPERLALVQALAERAAPQGIQLYSCCQDALCALPPVAKARCVDAEALRRFAPERWRRLAAAPTREDCGCSESRDIGYYDSCPHGCLYCYANLNRAKAKAFHDRYLLQRELPLDRQATLSPK from the coding sequence ATGGCAGCTCACGCCGACAGCGCGCCCCGCATCGTTTCGGTGTCGCGGCGCACCGACATTCCCGCCTACTATGCCGACTGGTTCATGCGCCAGGTGGAACGGGGGGAGGCTTTCTATCCCAATCCGATCAGCTTTCAACCGGTGCGGCTGTCGCTGCGGCCCGAGCAGGTGTTGTTTCTCGTATTTTGGACGCGCAACCCGCATCCGCTGGAGCGCCATCTCGACCGGCTGGAAGCGCATTACGGCCGCGCCTTCTATTTTCACTTCACCATCAACGGCCTGCCGAAGACGCTGGAGACCAACAACCCGCCGCTGGATTTTGCCATTGCCACCTTCCAGCGTCTGGCGCAACGCTATCCCGGCCAGGTTTACTGGCGCTATGATCCCATCGTCCTGTCCGATCGCACGCCGGCCGAGTATCATCTGGAAAAATTCAGCGAGCTGGCCGGCCGGCTGAGCGGCGCCACCACGCGTTGCTACTTTTCTTTTGTTGCATGGTATCAAAAGGTCCGGCGCAACTTTGCCGAAGCGGCGCACAAACACGGCGTGCAGTTTCACGATCCCGGTTTGCCGGAGCGCCTGGCGCTGGTGCAGGCCCTCGCGGAACGGGCCGCGCCGCAGGGCATTCAGCTCTATTCCTGCTGCCAGGATGCCTTGTGCGCGCTGCCGCCAGTGGCCAAGGCGCGTTGCGTTGATGCGGAAGCCTTGCGCCGGTTCGCGCCGGAGCGCTGGCGCCGGCTGGCCGCTGCGCCTACGCGGGAAGACTGCGGCTGCTCTGAAAGCCGCGACATAGGCTACTACGACAGTTGCCCGCACGGCTGCCTTTACTGCTATGCCAATCTCAATCGCGCGAAAGCCAAGGCCTTTCATGACCGCTATCTGCTGCAGCGGGAACTGCCGCTGGACCGGCAGGCCACGCTCAGTCCGAAATAG